The following coding sequences are from one Sphingomonadaceae bacterium OTU29LAMAA1 window:
- a CDS encoding GNAT family N-acetyltransferase: MQILPYTDTLAPHFAHINAAWIEDMFVLEDHDRHVLAHPREAIVDKGGVILFATTHDDAIIGTGALMPTAPGAYELTKMGVLAAARGTGAGGILLAALIERARELPGIDTLYLLTSHKCAAAIHLYERAGFLHDADIMARFGHAYARCDVAMRYPLEQRTLTPASR; the protein is encoded by the coding sequence ATGCAAATCCTCCCCTACACCGACACCCTCGCCCCCCATTTCGCGCACATCAACGCCGCCTGGATCGAGGATATGTTCGTCCTCGAGGATCACGACCGCCACGTCCTCGCCCACCCCCGCGAAGCGATCGTCGACAAGGGCGGCGTCATCCTCTTCGCCACCACCCACGACGACGCGATCATCGGCACCGGAGCCCTGATGCCGACCGCCCCGGGAGCGTACGAACTCACCAAGATGGGCGTTCTTGCCGCCGCGCGCGGCACCGGTGCCGGCGGCATCCTGCTCGCCGCACTGATCGAACGCGCCCGCGAGCTGCCCGGCATCGACACGCTCTACCTGCTCACCAGCCACAAATGCGCCGCCGCGATCCACCTCTACGAACGCGCCGGCTTCCTCCACGATGCCGACATCATGGCGCGCTTCGGCCATGCCTATGCCCGGTGCGACGTCGCGATGCGCTATCCGCTGGAGCAACGAACGCTCACGCCAGCGTCACGCTGA
- a CDS encoding type II toxin-antitoxin system Phd/YefM family antitoxin has product MRTISYAEASANLDALMDEVATDYAPIRIMGEGGNNAILVSADVWKRISGDIIPLDRSPAA; this is encoded by the coding sequence ATGCGAACGATCAGCTATGCCGAGGCGAGTGCCAATCTTGACGCGCTGATGGACGAAGTAGCCACGGATTACGCACCGATCCGCATTATGGGCGAAGGTGGCAATAATGCCATACTAGTATCCGCTGACGTGTGGAAACGGATCAGCGGGGACATTATTCCTTTAGATCGCAGCCCGGCGGCATAG
- a CDS encoding DUF4062 domain-containing protein, with the protein MARPRIFISSTYFDLKNVRADLEHFIREQGYDPVLHERGAVAYGSAEALERYCYKEIETCDILISVVGGRFGSKSDDSTYSISQTELRVALEQAKQVYIFVERDVYYEYKTYERNREAKIKWASVDKPRIYEFLSEIYSLKNNNPIQPFETSVDITDNLREQWAGLFQRMLAQQSLGIQASLFHDLKQSLENARSLLDVVASQADRRDEVVADIILSNHPIFIDIRKKMNVPYRFIFNEFEEFKKWIGARGYTEDQFTANDGKSEWFRLDKSRGNTEILTLDKVVFDEDGKLKPFTAEQWLDSYVTFTVKKTKVVQAGFVDDLDDDVPF; encoded by the coding sequence ATGGCCCGGCCTAGAATCTTTATCAGCAGCACCTACTTCGATCTTAAGAACGTACGTGCGGATCTTGAGCATTTTATTCGAGAGCAAGGCTATGATCCGGTTCTTCATGAAAGAGGCGCAGTAGCGTATGGATCGGCTGAGGCCCTTGAGAGGTACTGCTACAAAGAGATCGAAACTTGCGATATCTTGATTTCGGTTGTTGGCGGTCGATTTGGTAGTAAATCGGACGACTCGACGTATTCAATATCGCAAACCGAGTTGCGGGTAGCTCTGGAGCAGGCAAAGCAAGTATATATATTTGTTGAGCGTGATGTTTATTACGAATACAAAACCTATGAGCGCAATCGTGAGGCAAAGATTAAGTGGGCTTCGGTAGATAAACCTCGGATCTACGAGTTTTTATCAGAGATCTATTCGTTAAAGAACAATAATCCTATCCAGCCGTTTGAAACCTCGGTTGATATAACTGATAATTTACGGGAACAGTGGGCCGGACTGTTTCAAAGAATGTTAGCTCAGCAGTCCCTCGGTATACAGGCTAGCTTATTTCACGATCTTAAGCAGTCCTTGGAGAACGCTCGGTCACTTCTAGATGTGGTAGCATCGCAGGCTGATCGTAGAGATGAAGTTGTCGCTGACATTATACTAAGTAATCATCCAATTTTTATCGATATACGGAAAAAAATGAATGTTCCGTACCGCTTCATATTTAACGAATTTGAAGAATTTAAGAAATGGATCGGCGCTCGCGGTTACACGGAAGACCAATTTACGGCGAACGACGGCAAGTCGGAGTGGTTCCGATTAGATAAATCTAGAGGAAACACCGAGATACTAACTTTGGACAAAGTCGTATTCGACGAGGACGGGAAGTTGAAGCCGTTCACGGCCGAGCAATGGTTGGACAGCTATGTCACATTTACTGTTAAAAAGACTAAAGTAGTACAAGCAGGTTTTGTTGATGATCTAGATGACGATGTTCCGTTCTAA
- the thiC gene encoding phosphomethylpyrimidine synthase ThiC produces the protein MADVQARTEIGVTTGPIRGSKKVHVGPLGVAMREIHLDPSSGEPPLRVYDPSGPYTDANARIDIMAGLPQLRRQWIEARGDVEAYDGRELRPEDNGQLGPDRSGGVPQFPNPIRRPLRAKPGMNLSQMHYARRGIITPEMEYVATRENLGREMLRDYKRDGESFGASIPDYVTPEFVRDEVARGRAIIPNNVNHPESEPMAIGRNFLVKINANIGNSAVASNVAAEVDKLVWSIRWGADTVMDLSTGRNIHDTREWIIRNSPVPIGTVPIYQALEKVGGIAEDLTWEVFRDTLIEQAEQGVDYFTIHAGVRLPYIPMTAKRVTGIVSRGGSIMAKWCLAHHKESFLYERFDEITEIMKAYDIAYSLGDGLRPGSIADANDEAQFSELYTLGELTHRAWAQDVQVMIEGPGHVPMHKIKQNMEKQLEVCGEAPFYTLGPLTTDIAPGYDHITSGIGAAMIGWYGTAMLCYVTPKEHLGLPDRDDVKVGVVTYKLAAHAADLAKGHPAAQMRDDALSRARFDFRWRDQFNLSLDPDTAEDYHDQTLPAEGAKTAHFCSMCGPKFCSMKITAEVREFAAKQNSPADTFLAADAADADRALFANGKGSVADAEAGMAEMSERFKAKGSEVYLPAAE, from the coding sequence ATGGCCGACGTACAAGCCCGCACCGAAATCGGCGTCACCACCGGACCGATCCGCGGTTCCAAGAAAGTCCACGTCGGCCCGCTGGGCGTCGCCATGCGCGAAATCCACCTCGACCCTTCGTCGGGCGAACCCCCCTTGCGCGTCTACGACCCCTCCGGTCCCTACACCGACGCCAACGCCCGCATCGACATCATGGCCGGCCTGCCGCAGCTCCGCCGCCAGTGGATCGAGGCACGCGGCGATGTCGAGGCGTACGACGGCCGCGAACTCCGCCCCGAGGATAACGGCCAGCTCGGCCCCGACCGCTCCGGCGGCGTCCCCCAATTCCCCAACCCGATCCGCCGCCCCTTGCGCGCCAAGCCCGGCATGAACCTCAGCCAGATGCATTATGCCCGCCGCGGTATCATCACGCCCGAGATGGAGTACGTCGCCACCCGAGAGAACCTCGGCCGCGAGATGCTGAGGGACTACAAGCGCGACGGCGAAAGCTTCGGCGCGTCGATCCCCGACTACGTCACCCCCGAATTCGTCCGCGACGAAGTGGCGAGGGGCCGCGCGATCATCCCCAACAACGTCAACCACCCCGAATCCGAACCGATGGCGATCGGCCGCAACTTCCTGGTCAAGATCAACGCCAACATCGGCAACAGCGCGGTCGCCAGCAACGTCGCGGCAGAGGTCGACAAGCTCGTCTGGTCGATCCGCTGGGGCGCGGACACGGTCATGGACCTCTCCACCGGCCGCAACATCCACGACACGCGCGAATGGATCATCCGCAACTCGCCCGTGCCGATCGGCACCGTCCCCATCTATCAGGCACTCGAAAAGGTCGGCGGCATCGCCGAGGATCTGACGTGGGAGGTGTTCCGCGACACCCTGATCGAACAGGCCGAACAGGGCGTCGATTACTTCACGATCCACGCCGGCGTCCGCCTGCCCTACATCCCGATGACCGCGAAGCGCGTCACCGGAATCGTATCGCGCGGCGGCAGCATCATGGCGAAATGGTGCCTCGCGCATCACAAGGAATCGTTCCTCTACGAACGCTTCGACGAGATCACCGAGATCATGAAGGCGTATGACATCGCCTACAGCCTCGGCGACGGTCTTCGCCCCGGATCGATCGCCGACGCCAACGACGAAGCGCAGTTCAGCGAACTCTACACGCTCGGCGAACTCACCCACCGCGCCTGGGCGCAGGACGTGCAGGTCATGATCGAAGGCCCCGGCCACGTGCCGATGCACAAGATCAAGCAGAACATGGAAAAGCAGCTGGAAGTCTGCGGCGAAGCCCCGTTCTACACGCTCGGGCCGCTCACCACCGACATCGCGCCGGGCTACGACCACATCACCAGCGGCATCGGCGCCGCGATGATCGGTTGGTACGGCACCGCGATGCTCTGCTACGTCACGCCCAAGGAGCATCTCGGCCTGCCCGACCGCGACGACGTCAAGGTCGGCGTGGTCACCTACAAGCTCGCCGCCCACGCCGCCGACCTCGCCAAGGGCCACCCCGCCGCCCAGATGCGCGACGACGCGCTATCCCGCGCCCGTTTCGACTTCCGCTGGCGCGACCAGTTCAACCTGTCGCTCGACCCCGACACGGCGGAGGATTACCACGACCAGACCCTCCCCGCCGAAGGCGCCAAGACCGCCCACTTCTGCTCGATGTGCGGCCCCAAATTCTGCTCGATGAAGATCACCGCCGAAGTCCGCGAATTCGCCGCCAAGCAGAATTCGCCCGCGGACACGTTCCTGGCGGCGGACGCAGCCGACGCCGACCGCGCCCTCTTCGCCAACGGCAAGGGCTCGGTCGCGGATGCGGAAGCCGGCATGGCGGAAATGAGCGAACGCTTTAAGGCGAAGGGGAGCGAGGTTTACCTACCTGCTGCGGAGTGA
- a CDS encoding ferritin-like domain-containing protein — MTDLPTDTVLDAIADRRAERRNFLRYAGGAAASAGGLALLAACGGDNDDGNATPSPTPTASSSASAVDANVLNFALNLEYLEAQFYSWAAFGQALPAALTTGVGATGTVTGGAAVPFSDPIVAQYAREIAVDEVQHVAFLRNVLGGSAVAMPAINIAGDATGAFTAAARAAGVVGATGVFNPYADDISFLLGAYLFEDVGVSAYKGAAPLITNRTFLEASAGILATESYHAGLIRSVLYRKGIDAPAIFTNARLISDARDGLDGGADIDQGIGDATTANIVPADANGLAYSRSTGQVLNIVYLNRAAVSSGGFFPAGIAGNIRTSAAS; from the coding sequence ATGACCGACCTTCCCACCGACACCGTCCTCGATGCGATCGCCGATCGCCGTGCCGAACGCCGCAACTTCCTGCGCTACGCCGGCGGCGCCGCGGCATCCGCCGGCGGTCTCGCGCTGCTCGCTGCCTGCGGCGGTGACAACGACGACGGCAATGCGACGCCCAGTCCGACGCCGACCGCCAGCTCCAGTGCGTCTGCGGTCGACGCCAACGTCCTGAACTTCGCGCTCAACCTCGAATATCTCGAGGCGCAATTCTACAGCTGGGCGGCATTCGGCCAGGCGCTGCCCGCCGCGCTGACCACCGGCGTCGGCGCCACCGGCACCGTCACCGGCGGCGCCGCCGTTCCCTTCTCGGACCCGATCGTCGCGCAATATGCGCGTGAGATCGCGGTCGACGAGGTGCAGCACGTCGCCTTCCTGCGCAACGTCCTGGGCGGCTCGGCCGTGGCGATGCCTGCGATCAACATCGCCGGCGATGCGACCGGCGCCTTCACCGCTGCGGCACGCGCGGCCGGCGTCGTCGGTGCGACGGGCGTGTTCAACCCCTATGCCGACGACATCAGCTTCCTGCTCGGCGCCTACCTGTTCGAGGACGTCGGCGTGTCCGCCTACAAGGGTGCAGCCCCGCTGATCACCAACAGGACGTTTCTGGAAGCGTCGGCCGGTATCCTCGCCACCGAAAGCTACCACGCCGGCCTGATCCGGTCGGTGCTGTACCGCAAGGGTATCGACGCTCCGGCGATCTTCACCAATGCGCGCCTGATCTCCGACGCACGCGATGGACTCGATGGCGGCGCCGACATCGATCAGGGCATCGGCGATGCGACCACCGCGAACATCGTGCCGGCCGATGCGAACGGCCTCGCCTACAGCCGTTCGACGGGACAGGTGCTCAACATCGTCTATCTCAACCGGGCGGCCGTCTCGTCAGGCGGGTTCTTCCCGGCGGGGATCGCGGGCAACATCCGCACCTCCGCCGCCAGTTGA
- a CDS encoding ferritin-like domain-containing protein codes for MTARTDIDTAALTGVLDARVARREQRRDFFKTAIGAMAVTAAGASALTIADRAQAQTTTAFTDADILNFALNLEYLEAQFYAYATTGAGLPANLLTGAGTPGAVRGGAAVPFSDPVIARYAREIAADELAHVAFLRNALGATTAVAQPVIDISVGPNSAFSAAAVAAKIITVGQTFNPYANDESFLLGAFIFEDVGVTAYKGAAPLLTKTYVEAAAGILAVEAYHAATIRTELYRKGIVAGSTLITQAGGISDARDSLDGGTEIDQGIAPGVTAAPGQVIPAPTPTATATATPTPTPTPTPTATATPVPTFPVSNIVPTDANGIAYTRTPNQVLNIVYLNAAATSAGGFFPSGLNGTIRAATAS; via the coding sequence ATGACCGCCCGAACCGATATCGACACTGCCGCCCTGACCGGTGTGCTCGACGCCCGCGTCGCACGCCGTGAACAGCGTCGCGACTTCTTCAAGACCGCGATCGGAGCGATGGCTGTCACCGCCGCGGGGGCTTCGGCCCTGACGATTGCGGATCGTGCGCAGGCGCAGACGACCACCGCCTTCACCGACGCGGACATCCTCAACTTCGCGCTCAACCTCGAATATCTCGAGGCGCAATTCTATGCCTATGCCACCACGGGCGCGGGCTTGCCCGCCAATCTGCTGACCGGTGCCGGCACGCCCGGCGCGGTGCGTGGCGGTGCCGCCGTCCCGTTCAGCGATCCGGTGATCGCGCGTTACGCTCGTGAAATCGCCGCCGACGAACTCGCGCACGTCGCCTTCCTGCGCAACGCACTCGGCGCCACCACCGCCGTCGCGCAGCCGGTGATCGACATCTCGGTCGGTCCCAACAGCGCCTTCTCGGCCGCCGCCGTCGCTGCGAAGATCATTACCGTCGGCCAGACCTTCAACCCTTATGCGAACGATGAAAGCTTCCTGCTCGGCGCGTTCATCTTCGAGGATGTCGGCGTCACCGCCTATAAGGGTGCGGCACCGCTGCTGACCAAAACCTACGTCGAGGCTGCGGCCGGCATTCTGGCGGTCGAAGCGTATCACGCCGCGACGATCCGCACGGAATTGTACCGCAAGGGTATCGTCGCCGGATCGACGCTGATCACGCAGGCCGGCGGTATTTCAGACGCGCGCGACAGCCTCGACGGCGGTACGGAGATCGATCAGGGCATCGCCCCCGGGGTCACCGCCGCCCCCGGTCAGGTCATCCCGGCCCCGACGCCGACCGCGACCGCCACGGCGACCCCGACGCCCACGCCCACGCCCACGCCCACTGCGACGGCGACCCCGGTGCCGACCTTCCCGGTGTCGAACATCGTGCCGACCGACGCCAACGGCATCGCCTACACCCGCACCCCCAATCAGGTGCTCAACATCGTCTATCTCAATGCGGCGGCGACGAGCGCGGGCGGGTTCTTCCCGTCGGGGCTCAACGGCACGATCCGGGCGGCTACCGCCTCCTGA
- a CDS encoding ferritin-like domain-containing protein, translating to MTHETSILEIIEKTTARRNARRAFMKTAVGGVAAVGGLSMLAACGDDDAMSTPFPTPTPTPAAVSTDVAVLNFALNLEYLEAQFYSYAAFGVGLPAASLTGTGTQGAVVTGSGAGFPRAVDFTGDPLIGQYAREIAYDEIAHVNFLRTALGSAAVAQPAINISGTADGAFSAAARAAGVITGATATFDPYLNPTNFLLGAYIFEDVGVTAYKGASPVISAMYLDAAAGILAAEAYHAGLVRTILYARGVTNRDLITAAQQISNLRDAADGTATGTLAGGTTPTAGSASPDGTTATAGDIDQGIGGTNIGVLATGVSNIVPTDVNGLAFSRSTQQVHNIVYLNATGANRTSGGFFPAGTNNPNPAFTVGLG from the coding sequence ATGACTCACGAAACATCGATCCTCGAGATCATCGAAAAGACGACGGCCCGCCGCAACGCGCGCCGTGCCTTCATGAAGACCGCGGTCGGCGGCGTCGCCGCCGTCGGCGGCCTGTCGATGCTCGCCGCCTGCGGTGACGACGACGCCATGTCGACGCCGTTCCCGACGCCTACACCCACGCCGGCCGCGGTCAGCACCGATGTCGCGGTCCTCAACTTTGCGCTCAACCTCGAATATCTCGAGGCGCAATTCTACAGCTACGCCGCATTTGGCGTGGGCCTGCCCGCGGCATCGCTGACCGGTACCGGGACCCAGGGCGCCGTCGTGACCGGGTCGGGTGCGGGCTTCCCGCGCGCGGTGGACTTCACCGGCGATCCGCTGATCGGGCAATATGCCCGCGAGATCGCCTATGACGAGATCGCGCACGTCAACTTCCTGCGCACCGCGCTCGGGTCGGCGGCTGTGGCACAGCCTGCGATCAACATCTCGGGTACGGCGGATGGCGCCTTCTCGGCGGCGGCGCGTGCGGCGGGCGTGATCACGGGGGCGACGGCGACGTTCGATCCGTATCTCAATCCGACCAACTTCCTGCTCGGCGCGTATATCTTCGAAGACGTCGGCGTCACCGCGTACAAGGGCGCATCGCCGGTCATCTCGGCGATGTATCTCGACGCGGCAGCGGGCATTCTGGCGGCAGAGGCGTATCACGCAGGTCTCGTTCGTACGATCCTGTATGCGCGCGGCGTCACCAACCGCGATCTCATCACCGCGGCGCAGCAGATCTCGAACCTGCGCGATGCCGCCGACGGCACGGCAACGGGCACTCTGGCGGGCGGCACCACGCCGACCGCGGGCAGCGCCTCGCCGGATGGTACGACCGCGACGGCGGGCGATATCGACCAGGGGATCGGCGGCACCAACATCGGTGTGCTGGCGACTGGCGTGTCGAACATCGTACCGACCGACGTCAACGGGCTCGCCTTCAGCCGCTCGACGCAGCAGGTGCACAACATCGTGTATCTGAACGCGACCGGCGCGAACCGCACCAGTGGCGGCTTCTTCCCGGCCGGCACCAACAATCCCAACCCGGCGTTCACGGTCGGCCTCGGTTGA
- a CDS encoding ferritin-like domain-containing protein: MTQTDQIIEAFDARARRREERRGFFTNVMGMAAVATAGAAAMSIASEAQAQTTGPSEVDVLNFALNLEYLEAQFYSYASTGAGLPNNLLTGGVGTQGAVVTGTGTGSARRVNFTDPAIAAYAREITQDEIAHVTFLRAAIRGTGTSDALIAAQPAINISGAAGGAFAAAAASTTPALTGFDPYADDNSFLQAAFIFEDVGVTAYKGAAGALINNKTYLEAAAGILAVEAYHAAIVRTALYARGLTIPALRTNTETISNLRDSVDGTTDLDQGVNPTTVSGQTVSNIVPLDTNGLAYSRTPAQVLNIVYLNPRSVTAGGFFPNGINNGNTAIRSSGAN; encoded by the coding sequence ATGACCCAGACGGACCAGATTATCGAGGCGTTCGACGCCCGCGCGAGGCGGCGGGAAGAACGTCGCGGCTTTTTCACCAACGTGATGGGCATGGCGGCGGTGGCGACCGCAGGCGCGGCAGCGATGTCGATCGCAAGCGAGGCGCAGGCACAGACGACCGGTCCTTCGGAAGTCGACGTGTTGAACTTCGCGCTCAACCTCGAATATCTCGAGGCGCAATTCTACAGCTATGCATCGACCGGCGCGGGCCTGCCGAACAATCTGCTGACCGGCGGCGTCGGCACGCAGGGTGCGGTCGTCACCGGCACCGGCACCGGCTCGGCTCGCCGGGTCAACTTCACCGATCCCGCGATCGCCGCCTACGCACGTGAGATCACGCAGGACGAGATCGCACACGTGACGTTCCTGCGCGCCGCGATCCGCGGCACCGGCACCAGCGATGCGCTGATCGCCGCACAGCCCGCGATCAACATCTCGGGCGCAGCCGGTGGTGCGTTCGCCGCAGCGGCAGCCAGCACGACGCCGGCCCTGACCGGTTTCGATCCCTATGCCGACGACAACAGCTTCCTGCAGGCTGCCTTCATCTTCGAGGATGTCGGAGTCACCGCCTACAAGGGTGCGGCCGGCGCGCTGATCAACAACAAGACCTATCTCGAGGCGGCCGCCGGCATCCTCGCGGTCGAGGCATATCATGCCGCCATCGTCCGTACCGCGCTCTACGCCCGCGGCCTGACGATCCCGGCACTGCGCACCAACACCGAGACGATCTCGAACCTGCGCGATTCGGTCGACGGCACCACCGACCTCGACCAGGGCGTCAATCCGACGACCGTATCGGGCCAGACGGTGTCGAACATCGTGCCGCTGGATACCAATGGTCTCGCCTACAGCCGTACGCCGGCACAGGTGCTGAACATCGTCTACCTCAATCCCCGTTCGGTGACCGCGGGCGGGTTCTTCCCGAACGGCATCAACAACGGCAACACCGCGATCCGCTCCAGCGGCGCGAATTGA
- a CDS encoding sigma-70 family RNA polymerase sigma factor — MRTGQDDRDAFRTVYTMTSAKLFGICLRICGERQGAEDVLHDVYLTIWNRAGAYQPGRASPISWLATIARNRAIDWRRRQGRTRSVAIEEADAISDGHPAQDDVLLADEANAQLHHCLEGIEDRQRGAIRSAFFGGLTYAELAERQAVPLGTMKSWVRRGLLALRRCLDVDA; from the coding sequence ATGCGTACCGGACAAGACGATCGCGACGCGTTTCGCACCGTCTATACGATGACCTCTGCGAAGCTTTTCGGCATCTGCCTGCGTATCTGCGGCGAGAGGCAGGGTGCCGAGGACGTGCTGCACGATGTGTATCTGACGATCTGGAACCGAGCGGGCGCCTATCAGCCGGGGCGCGCGAGCCCAATCTCGTGGCTGGCGACGATCGCGCGCAACCGGGCGATCGACTGGCGACGACGGCAGGGCCGGACCCGCAGCGTCGCGATCGAGGAAGCGGATGCGATCTCCGACGGCCATCCGGCGCAGGACGACGTCCTGCTCGCCGACGAGGCCAACGCCCAGCTGCATCATTGCCTGGAGGGCATCGAAGATCGCCAGCGCGGCGCGATCCGCAGCGCGTTCTTCGGCGGCCTGACCTATGCCGAACTGGCCGAGCGGCAGGCGGTGCCGCTGGGCACGATGAAATCCTGGGTCCGTCGCGGATTGCTGGCGCTGCGGAGGTGTCTCGATGTCGACGCCTGA
- a CDS encoding anti-sigma factor, whose product MTAAELTLGLLDGAERDAALRRLVEEPDFALEVERWRDWLSALFADWPAVEAPAALAARIEASLDASGGGAMTAANDNHARWHARWRTLALVASLAACLLLAVTTMLLLQPAPEPVRIAVPVAGPAPLIAAMAPTGTGTPVAAAYDPLRGTVRIAGTVDVPAGRSAEVWAIVGTAAPRSLGVIADATRAELAIPAGLRPAMAADTVLAISIEPAGGSPTGAPTGPVVAAGKLSG is encoded by the coding sequence ATGACGGCCGCCGAACTGACGCTGGGGCTGCTCGACGGCGCCGAGCGCGACGCGGCGCTGCGCCGGCTGGTGGAGGAACCCGACTTTGCCCTGGAGGTGGAGCGGTGGCGCGACTGGCTGTCCGCCTTGTTCGCAGACTGGCCCGCGGTCGAGGCACCGGCGGCGCTGGCGGCACGGATCGAGGCGTCGCTGGATGCGTCGGGCGGCGGCGCGATGACTGCAGCGAACGACAATCACGCGCGCTGGCACGCGCGCTGGCGGACGCTGGCGCTGGTGGCGAGCCTTGCCGCCTGCCTGCTACTGGCGGTGACGACGATGCTGTTGCTGCAGCCTGCGCCGGAGCCGGTGCGGATCGCCGTGCCCGTCGCCGGCCCCGCACCGCTGATCGCGGCCATGGCGCCGACCGGCACGGGCACGCCGGTCGCCGCGGCTTACGATCCCCTGCGCGGCACGGTGCGGATCGCCGGTACGGTCGACGTTCCCGCCGGCCGCTCGGCCGAGGTGTGGGCGATCGTCGGCACCGCAGCCCCGCGCTCGCTCGGCGTGATCGCCGATGCCACACGCGCCGAGCTTGCCATACCGGCGGGCTTACGGCCGGCGATGGCAGCGGACACGGTGCTGGCGATCTCGATCGAGCCCGCCGGCGGCTCGCCGACCGGTGCGCCGACCGGTCCTGTCGTCGCTGCGGGCAAACTCAGCGGCTGA
- a CDS encoding MipA/OmpV family protein, which produces MSAKILMSLAFATAAITATPAIAQDAGAPPASGAIDRFDVNADSITIGGGGVYLTDYEGSNDYRWTPAPAAIGSVKGFGFTLAGNRLSVDLIPNDPNSTIDIQAGPIGVVNFNRNNIDNIEDRRVRALGEIKTAIELGGYIGIGKTGVITSPYDKLSATISYRHDVSNAHDSGIWQPSVNYLTPLSTKAAVALFATAERAGRGYGTTYFSVSPTQSVASGLPTYSARGGWKNYTLGGLATYSLTGNLLKGFKLVAGGTYRRMLNDFADSPLVSIAGSKNQWLGAVGLAYTF; this is translated from the coding sequence TTGTCCGCCAAGATCCTCATGTCGCTGGCATTCGCCACGGCCGCCATCACCGCCACCCCCGCGATCGCGCAGGACGCCGGTGCGCCGCCCGCTTCCGGCGCAATTGACCGGTTCGACGTCAATGCCGATTCGATCACGATCGGCGGCGGTGGTGTGTACCTGACCGACTACGAAGGCTCGAACGACTATCGCTGGACGCCCGCGCCGGCCGCGATTGGATCGGTCAAGGGCTTCGGCTTCACCCTCGCCGGCAACCGGCTGAGCGTCGATCTGATCCCCAACGATCCGAATTCGACGATCGATATCCAGGCCGGCCCGATCGGCGTGGTCAATTTCAATCGCAACAATATCGACAATATCGAGGACCGTCGCGTCCGCGCGCTGGGCGAGATCAAGACCGCGATCGAACTCGGCGGCTATATCGGCATCGGCAAGACCGGCGTCATCACCAGTCCGTACGACAAGCTGTCGGCCACGATCAGCTATCGCCACGATGTCTCCAATGCGCACGACAGCGGCATCTGGCAGCCCAGCGTCAACTATCTGACCCCGCTCAGCACCAAGGCGGCGGTCGCTCTGTTCGCGACCGCGGAGCGCGCCGGGCGCGGCTATGGCACGACCTATTTCTCGGTATCGCCGACGCAATCGGTCGCGAGCGGCCTGCCGACCTACAGCGCACGCGGCGGGTGGAAGAACTACACGCTCGGCGGCCTCGCCACCTATTCGCTGACCGGAAACCTGCTGAAGGGATTCAAGCTCGTCGCGGGCGGCACCTATCGCCGTATGCTCAACGACTTCGCCGACAGCCCGCTGGTCAGCATCGCGGGCTCCAAGAACCAGTGGCTGGGCGCGGTGGGGCTGGCTTACACCTTCTGA
- a CDS encoding DUF2141 domain-containing protein, whose amino-acid sequence MLPVATLALGAAPIARLDVGVDHMRSAKGLLRVCLTADPDNFPACVDDADAITRTVPARAHAMRFEGLPLGTYAVAVIHDENSNAKLDTFAGIPKEGFGFSRNPVIRFGAPRFAAARFAVSGDANQQQITMRYIF is encoded by the coding sequence CTGTTGCCCGTCGCGACGCTGGCGCTGGGCGCGGCGCCGATCGCGCGGCTTGATGTAGGCGTCGATCATATGCGCTCGGCCAAGGGGCTGCTGCGCGTCTGCCTGACCGCCGATCCGGACAATTTCCCCGCCTGCGTCGACGATGCCGATGCGATCACCCGCACGGTTCCGGCGCGTGCACATGCGATGCGGTTCGAAGGCCTGCCGCTCGGCACCTATGCAGTCGCGGTGATCCACGATGAAAACAGCAATGCCAAACTCGATACCTTTGCGGGAATTCCAAAGGAAGGCTTTGGTTTTTCGCGCAATCCCGTGATCCGCTTTGGCGCGCCGCGCTTCGCCGCTGCCCGGTTCGCCGTCTCCGGTGATGCAAATCAGCAACAGATCACGATGCGTTACATCTTCTGA